The following proteins come from a genomic window of Alnus glutinosa chromosome 10, dhAlnGlut1.1, whole genome shotgun sequence:
- the LOC133880404 gene encoding protein TEEBE-like gives MALKVTLLLAACLLLFIGPAFAATFLEGYLDNGNFEEQPKPTDLKKTVLVGKNALPKWEIDGLVEYISGGPQPGGMFFAVAHGVHAVRLGNEASISQTIKVKPGSLYALTFGASRTCAQEEVLSVIALPQKGDLPLQTLYSSNGGDTYAWGFIPISDTVTVKFHNPGVQEDPACGPLLDAVAIKELFPPRPTRYNLVKNPGFEEGPYHLANSSHGILLPPQQEDRTSPLPGWMIESLKAVKFIDAKHFNVPFGHAAVELVAGRESAIAQILRTVPNKFYNLTFSVGDAKNGCHGSMMVEAFAAKDTLKVPFKSEGKGRFKTVSFKFKALSIRTRITFFSSFYHTRVDDFGSLCGPVLDQVSVVPVA, from the exons ATGGCACTGAAAGTCACACTCTTGCTCGCTGCCTGCTTGCTACTGTTCATCGGTCCTGCTTTTGCAGCTACATTCTTGGAGG GATACCTGGACAATGGCAACTTTGAAGAACAACCAAAACCGACTGACCTCAAGAAAACAGTTCTTGTAGGAAAAAACGCACTGCCCAAGTGGGAAATCGATGGCTTGGTGGAGTACATCTCCGGGGGGCCGCAGCCCGGGGGCATGTTCTTCGCCGTGGCTCACGGTGTCCATGCTGTAAGGCTTGGCAATGAAGCCTCAATCTCTCAGACCATAAAAGTCAAACCAGGCTCTTTATATGCTCTAACATTTGGGGCATCAAGAACATGTGCACAAGAAGAGGTTTTGAGCGTCATAGCGCTTCCTCAGAAAGGAGACCTTCCATTGCAGACACTCTACAGCAGTAATGGAGGTGACACTTACGCTTGGGGATTCATCCCCATTTCTGATACTGTTACAGTGAAATTCCACAATCCTGGGGTTCAGGAGGATCCTGCTTGTGGACCACTCTTGGACGCAGTTGCTATCAAGGAGCTCTTCCCTCCAAGGCCCACAAGAT ATAACTTGGTGAAGAATCCAGGCTTTGAGGAGGGTCCCTATCATCTGGCAAACTCTTCCCATGGTATTCTCCTTCCTCCGCAGCAGGAAGATCGCACATCCCCGCTTCCTGGTTGGATGATTGAATCCCTTAAAGCTGTGAAATTCATAGATGCGAAGCACTTCAACGTCCCTTTTGGACATGCTGCGGTTGAACTTGTTGCAGGGAGAGAAAGTGCCATTGCCCAAATTCTCAGGACAGTTCCCAACAAATTCTACAATCTCACCTTCTCTGTTGGAGATGCAAAGAACGGTTGCCATGGGTCGATGATGGTTGAAGCATTTGCTGCTAAAGACACCTTGAAAGTACCCTTCAAATCCGAAGGCAAGGGCAGGTTCAAGACAGTGAGCTTCAAGTTCAAAGCACTGTCAATCAGGACCAGAATCACATTCTTCAGCTCTTTCTACCATACTAGAGTCGATGACTTCGGATCCCTTTGTGGTCCTGTCCTTGATCAAGTTAGTGTTGTCCCTGTAGCTTAG
- the LOC133879576 gene encoding DNA topoisomerase 2 isoform X1: MAIDKRRPLQPSDAANMDPPPNPTTGKTIEEMYQKKTQLEHILLRPDTYIGSIEKHTQNLWIFDSVSNLMVNRPISFVPGLYKIFDEILVNAADNKQRDPSMNSLKVVIDAEANTISVCNNGDGVPVEIHQEEKVYVPELIFGHLLTSSNYDDTQKKTTGGRNGYGAKLTNIFSTEFIIETADGKRQKKYKQVFSNNMGKKSEPVITKCKESENWTKVTFKPDLEKFNMTHLEDDVVALMKKRVIDLAGCLGGSVKVELNGSRVPVKSFTDYVNLYLESAANSKPEKPPSYHVKVSDRWEICVSLSDGQFQQVSFVNSIATIKGGTHVDYITNQITNYVMNFVNKKNKNANVKSHNVKSYLWVFVNALIDNPAFDSQTKETLTLRHSSFGSSCELSEEFLKKVTKSGIVDSLLSWANFKQSKDLKKSDGTKTEKIHGIEKLDDANKAGGKESDQCTLILTEGDSAKALALAGLAAVGRDYYGVFPLRGKLLNVREATIKQLKENKEIGYIKQILGLQQNKDYSNVKSLRYGHLMIMTDQDHDGSHIKGLLINFIHSYWPSLLKVPSFLIEFITPIVKATHKNGTQLSFYTMPEYESWKESLRSNASGWSIKYYKGLGTSTSKEGREYFANLEKHRKDFIWVDDQDGDAIELAFSKKKIEERKNWLRRFEPGTHLDQQAKLIKYSDFVNKELILFSMADLQRSIPSMVDGLKPGQRKIIFCSFKRNFVKEAKVAQFSGYVSEHSAYHHGEQSLTSTIIGLAQDYVGSNNINLLQPNGQFGTRNFGGKDHASARYIFTQLSPITRFLFHKDDDDVLDYLNEDGQLIEPTWYMPIIPMVLVNGSEGIGTGWSSYIPNYNPRDIIANLRRLLKGETMEPMDPWYRWFKGTIEKTAKEAANGYTVSGIIEEVNETTLKITELPIRRWTQDYKEFLESISSSNKECKDPLIEDFDMYCDDVTVDFDICLTQENFVRAKQEGLLKKFKLTTTISTSNMHLFDPKGVIKKYDTPEQILEDFFPLRLEFYEKRKKFLLNKREVQLLMLENQARFILAVVNGEIIVSNRKKADLIDELQRKGFTPLGKKTKSVEPEVAGAIDGPPEETEENSHAVISDYQYLLDMAIDNLTVDRVQKLCADRDKLNKLVEDLRKETPRSFWMNDLDALERQLDELQANDAQSEEQRKKMRSKAKGEAARKSRQAPKNPRKDNKKKANNAESVAETISTSSTTSAMEIEKAPEVVKPKGKGRPKKAPAKQERPALLLNDDDDEDDEVLELKDRLAAYNLESSPDQSAAMETEVPKVPPKKKEPSKVPAKKKEPSKTTAAQKKPFAAVTEVSDVDENDSDDEVFELETGKKGGKKPAANAKAAKAPAAAKKRGAPKKQQPQTSGQKLLTDMFKPAENAGISPEKKVRKMRASPFNKKSSSMLGRVSGENEATGGEENLGSASTSASTEESVEAVPARARPQRANRNQTRYVLSDSESENPPDDSDFDEEED, encoded by the exons ATGGCGATCGACAAGAGACGCCCTCTCCAGCCCAGCGACGCCGCCAACATGGACCCCCCTCCCAACCCCACCACCGGCAAAACCATCGAAGAAATGTACCAGAAGAAGACCCAGCTCGAGCACATCCTCCTTCGCCCAGACACCTACATAGGCTCCATTGAAAAGCACACCCAAAACCTATGGATCTTCGACTCCGTCTCCAACCTCATGGTCAACCGCCCCATCTCCTTCGTCCCCGGCCTCTACAAGATCTTCGACGAGATCCTCGTCAATGCCGCCGACAACAAGCAACGTGACCCCTCCATGAACTCCCTCAAGGTCGTCATCGACGCCGAGGCCAACACTATCAGCGTATGTAACAACGGGGATGGGGTTCCCGTGGAGATCCACCAGGAGGAGAAGGTGTACGTGCCAGAATTGATCTTCGGCCACTTGCTCACCAGCAGTAATTACGATGACACGCAGAAGAAGACCACCGGCGGCCGCAACGGCTACGGCGCCAAACTCACGAATATCTTCTCGACAGAGTTCATCATTGAGACCGCCGATGGAAAGCGCCAGAAGAAGTACAAGCAG GTATTCTCTAACAACATGGGAAAGAAATCTGAGCCGGTCATAACCAAGTGCAAGGAGAGTGAGAACTGGACGAAGGTGACATTTAAGCCTGACTTAGAAAAATTTAACATGACCCATCTTGAGGATGATGTAGTTGCACTAATGAAGAAGCGGGTGATTGACTTGGCCGGTTGCCTTGGAGGGTCTGTGAAGGTTGAACTGAATGGAAGTCGGGTCCCTGTAAAATCATTTACTGACTATGTTAATCTCTACTTGGAATCTGCTGCTAATTCCAAACCCGAGAAACCTCCAAG CTATCATGTGAAAGTTAGTGATAGATGGGAGATATGTGTGAGCCTTAGTGATGGGCAGTTTCAACAG GTCAGCTTTGTGAATTCGATTGCCACAATCAAGGGTGGAACCCATGTTGATTACATCACCAATCAAATTACAAACTATGTgatgaattttgtaaataagaAGAACAAGAATGCCAACGTCAAGTCTCATAATGTGAAGAGCTACCTGTGGGTCTTTGTCAATGCTCTTATTGACAATCCTGCTTTTGATTCCCAAACTAAGGAAACTCTGACGCTTCGTCATAGCAGTTTCGGGTCCTCGTGTGAGCTTTCAGAAGAGTTTCTGAAGAAAG TCACAAAGTCCGGAATTGTGGACAGTCTCCTGTCGTGGGCAAATTTCAAACAGAGCAAAGATCTTAAGAAAAGTGATGGAACAAAGACAGAGAAGATTCATGGAATTGAAAAGCTGGATGATGCTAACAAAGCTGGGGGAAAGGAATCTGACCAATGTACCTTGATTTTAACCGAAGGAGATTCAGCTAAAGCTCTTGCT TTGGCTGGGCTTGCTGCTGTCGGTCGAGATTACTATGGTGTGTTCCCGTTGAGAGGTAAATTGCTCAATGTGCGGGAAGCCACCATTAAACAGCTCAAAGAGAATAAAGAAATTGGGTACATCAAGCAGATTCTTGGACTGCAGCAGAATAAAGATTACAGCAATGTCAAGTCCTTGAGATATGGTCATTTGATGATAATGACTGATCAG GATCATGATGGTTCCCACATCAAAGGGCTGTTGATCAATTTCATTCATTCTTACTGGCCGTCACTGTTAAAAGTTCCTTCTTTCTTAATTGAGTTCATAACTCCTATTGTGAAG GCAACCCACAAAAATGGGACACAATTATCGTTTTATACCATGCCGGAGTACGAGTCGTGGAAGGAAAGTTTGAGGAGCAATGCAAGTGGCTGGTCTATCAAGTACTATAAG GGGTTGGGAACAAGCACATCAAAGGAAGGGAGAGAGTACTTTGCGAATCTTGAGAAGCACAGGAAAGATTTTATTTGGGTAGATGACCAAGACGGGGATGCCATTGAGCTGGCATTCAGtaagaagaagatagaagagAGGAAGAATTGGCTCAGGCGGTTTGAG CCTGGCACTCACCTTGATCAGCAGGCCAAGCTCATAAAATACAGTGACTTTGTCAACAAGGAGCTTATATTGTTTTCCATGGCAGATCTCCAAAGGTCTATTCCTTCCATGGTTGATGGCCTGAAGCCGGGTCAAAGGAAGATTATTTTCTGCTCTTTTAAGAGGAATTTTGTCAAGGAAGCAAAAGTTGCACAGTTTTCTGGTTATGTGTCTGAACATTCAGCGTATCATCACGGTGAGCAGAGTCTTACAAGTACCATCATTGGATTGGCACAAGACTATGTGGGCAGCAACAACATTAACCTTCTTCAACCAAATGGCCAGTTTGGAACTCGTAATTTT GGAGGCAAAGACCATGCGAGTGCTAGGTACATATTTACTCAGCTTTCTCCTATCACACGGTTTCTGTTCCATAAGGATGATGATGACGTTCTTGACTACTTGAATGAAGATGGGCAATTAATTGAACCAACTTG gTATATGCCAATTATTCCAATGGTTCTTGTCAATGGTAGTGAAGGAATTGGAACCGGTTGGAGCTCGTACATTCCCAATTATAACCCAAGAGACATCATCGCAAATCTTAGGCGCTTGTTGAAGGGTGAAACCATGGAGCCTATGGATCCATGGTATCGATGGTTTAAAGGAACTATCGAGAAAACTGCAAAGGAAGCTGCGAACGGCTATACTGTTAGTGGAATTATAGAGGAAGTGAATGAGACTACACTCAAGATAACGGAGCTGCCAATTCGTAGGTGGACCCAGGATTATAAGGAATTCCTGGAATCTATTTCTTCAAGTAATAAAGAATGCAAGGATCCTCTGATTGAG GATTTTGACATGTATTGTGACGATGTAACAGTAGACTTTGACATCTGCTTGACCCAAGAGAACTTTGTTAGGGCCAAGCAAGAGGGTTTGCTGAAGAAATTTAAACTAACCACCACAATTAGCACAAGTAACATGCACCTGTTTGACCCAAAAGGCGTCATAAAGAAGTATGACACCCCAGAACAAA TTCTTGAAGATTTTTTTCCCCTACGACTTGAAttttatgagaaaagaaag AAATTTCTATTGAACAAACGTGAAGTGCAATTGTTGATGTTGGAAAACCAGGCTAGGTTTATCCTTGCAGTTGTGAATGGAGAGATCATTGTGAGCAATAGGAAGAAAGCTGATCTGATTGATGAGCTGCAAAGAAAAGGTTTCACTCCTCTAGGAAAGAAAACTAAATCTGTTGAACCAGAGGTTGCTGGGGCAATTGATGGCCCCCCAGAAGAAACAGAAGAGAACTCTCATGCTGTTATCAGTGACTACCAGTATCTACTGGACATGGCAATTGACAACTTGACCGTCGACAGGGTTCAGAAGCTATGTGCTGACAGGGATAAGCTCAATAAGTTGGTTGAGGATTTAAGGAAGGAAACTCCAAGGTCTTTTTGGATGAACGATCTGGATGCTCTGGAGAGGCAGCTCGAT GAGCTACAAGCAAATGATGCTCAGTCAGAGGAgcagagaaagaaaatgagaagcAAAGCAAAGGGTGAAGCTGCTAGAAAGTCTAGACAAGCACCCAAGAACCCGCGCAAGGACAATAAGAAGAAGGCAAATAATGCAGAATCAGTTGCAGAAACCATCTCAACATCGTCTACTACATCTGCAATGGAAATTG AGAAAGCTCCTGAGGTGGTGAAACCCAAAGGCAAAGGGCGCCCTAAAAAAGCTCCTGCTAAG CAGGAAAGGCCCGCTTTACTCTTGAATGACGATGATGATGAGGACGACGAAGTGCTCGAGCTTAAAGATCGACTTGCTGCCTATAACCTTGAATCATCTCCTGATCAATCAGCAG CTATGGAGACTGAAGTGCCCAAAGTACCACCCAAGAAGAAAGAACCTAGCAAAGTCCCAGCCAAGAAGAAAGAACCTAGCAAAACGACTGCTGCGCAGAAGAAGCCATTTGCCGCTGTTACAGAGGTTTCGGATGTTGATGAGAATGATTCCGATGATGAAGTCTTTGAGCTAGAAACAGGAAAAAAGGGAGGCAAAAAACCGGCTGCAAATGCCAAGGCCGCTAAGGCCCCTGCAGCTGCAAAGAAGAGAGGTGCACCCAAGAAACAGCAGCCTCAGACATCGGGCCAGAAGCTTTTAACTGACATGTTTAAGCCTGCTGAGAATGCGGGGATTTCACCGGAGAAGAAAGTGAGAAAGATGAGGGCATCTCCCTTCAACAAAAAAAGTAGTTCTATGTTGGGCAGAGTTAGTGGGGAAAATGAGGCAACTGGAGGTGAGGAAAACTTGGGTTCTGCTTCTACTTCTGCCAGTACTGAAGAATCGGTTGAAGCTGTGCCAGCAAGAGCAAGACCTCAGAGGGCGAACCGCAATCAGACAAGATATGTTCTGAGTGACTCTGAAAGTGAAAATCCCCCGGATGATTCTGACTTCGATGAAGAGGAGGACTAG
- the LOC133879576 gene encoding DNA topoisomerase 2 isoform X2, producing MAIDKRRPLQPSDAANMDPPPNPTTGKTIEEMYQKKTQLEHILLRPDTYIGSIEKHTQNLWIFDSVSNLMVNRPISFVPGLYKIFDEILVNAADNKQRDPSMNSLKVVIDAEANTISVCNNGDGVPVEIHQEEKVYVPELIFGHLLTSSNYDDTQKKTTGGRNGYGAKLTNIFSTEFIIETADGKRQKKYKQVFSNNMGKKSEPVITKCKESENWTKVTFKPDLEKFNMTHLEDDVVALMKKRVIDLAGCLGGSVKVELNGSRVPVKSFTDYVNLYLESAANSKPEKPPSYHVKVSDRWEICVSLSDGQFQQVSFVNSIATIKGGTHVDYITNQITNYVMNFVNKKNKNANVKSHNVKSYLWVFVNALIDNPAFDSQTKETLTLRHSSFGSSCELSEEFLKKVTKSGIVDSLLSWANFKQSKDLKKSDGTKTEKIHGIEKLDDANKAGGKESDQCTLILTEGDSAKALALAGLAAVGRDYYGVFPLRGKLLNVREATIKQLKENKEIGYIKQILGLQQNKDYSNVKSLRYGHLMIMTDQDHDGSHIKGLLINFIHSYWPSLLKVPSFLIEFITPIVKATHKNGTQLSFYTMPEYESWKESLRSNASGWSIKYYKGLGTSTSKEGREYFANLEKHRKDFIWVDDQDGDAIELAFSKKKIEERKNWLRRFEPGTHLDQQAKLIKYSDFVNKELILFSMADLQRSIPSMVDGLKPGQRKIIFCSFKRNFVKEAKVAQFSGYVSEHSAYHHGEQSLTSTIIGLAQDYVGSNNINLLQPNGQFGTRNFGGKDHASARYIFTQLSPITRFLFHKDDDDVLDYLNEDGQLIEPTWYMPIIPMVLVNGSEGIGTGWSSYIPNYNPRDIIANLRRLLKGETMEPMDPWYRWFKGTIEKTAKEAANGYTVSGIIEEVNETTLKITELPIRRWTQDYKEFLESISSSNKECKDPLIEDFDMYCDDVTVDFDICLTQENFVRAKQEGLLKKFKLTTTISTSNMHLFDPKGVIKKYDTPEQILEDFFPLRLEFYEKRKKFLLNKREVQLLMLENQARFILAVVNGEIIVSNRKKADLIDELQRKGFTPLGKKTKSVEPEVAGAIDGPPEETEENSHAVISDYQYLLDMAIDNLTVDRVQKLCADRDKLNKLVEDLRKETPRSFWMNDLDALERQLDELQANDAQSEEQRKKMRSKAKGEAARKSRQAPKNPRKDNKKKANNAESVAETISTSSTTSAMEIEKAPEVVKPKGKGRPKKAPAKERPALLLNDDDDEDDEVLELKDRLAAYNLESSPDQSAAMETEVPKVPPKKKEPSKVPAKKKEPSKTTAAQKKPFAAVTEVSDVDENDSDDEVFELETGKKGGKKPAANAKAAKAPAAAKKRGAPKKQQPQTSGQKLLTDMFKPAENAGISPEKKVRKMRASPFNKKSSSMLGRVSGENEATGGEENLGSASTSASTEESVEAVPARARPQRANRNQTRYVLSDSESENPPDDSDFDEEED from the exons ATGGCGATCGACAAGAGACGCCCTCTCCAGCCCAGCGACGCCGCCAACATGGACCCCCCTCCCAACCCCACCACCGGCAAAACCATCGAAGAAATGTACCAGAAGAAGACCCAGCTCGAGCACATCCTCCTTCGCCCAGACACCTACATAGGCTCCATTGAAAAGCACACCCAAAACCTATGGATCTTCGACTCCGTCTCCAACCTCATGGTCAACCGCCCCATCTCCTTCGTCCCCGGCCTCTACAAGATCTTCGACGAGATCCTCGTCAATGCCGCCGACAACAAGCAACGTGACCCCTCCATGAACTCCCTCAAGGTCGTCATCGACGCCGAGGCCAACACTATCAGCGTATGTAACAACGGGGATGGGGTTCCCGTGGAGATCCACCAGGAGGAGAAGGTGTACGTGCCAGAATTGATCTTCGGCCACTTGCTCACCAGCAGTAATTACGATGACACGCAGAAGAAGACCACCGGCGGCCGCAACGGCTACGGCGCCAAACTCACGAATATCTTCTCGACAGAGTTCATCATTGAGACCGCCGATGGAAAGCGCCAGAAGAAGTACAAGCAG GTATTCTCTAACAACATGGGAAAGAAATCTGAGCCGGTCATAACCAAGTGCAAGGAGAGTGAGAACTGGACGAAGGTGACATTTAAGCCTGACTTAGAAAAATTTAACATGACCCATCTTGAGGATGATGTAGTTGCACTAATGAAGAAGCGGGTGATTGACTTGGCCGGTTGCCTTGGAGGGTCTGTGAAGGTTGAACTGAATGGAAGTCGGGTCCCTGTAAAATCATTTACTGACTATGTTAATCTCTACTTGGAATCTGCTGCTAATTCCAAACCCGAGAAACCTCCAAG CTATCATGTGAAAGTTAGTGATAGATGGGAGATATGTGTGAGCCTTAGTGATGGGCAGTTTCAACAG GTCAGCTTTGTGAATTCGATTGCCACAATCAAGGGTGGAACCCATGTTGATTACATCACCAATCAAATTACAAACTATGTgatgaattttgtaaataagaAGAACAAGAATGCCAACGTCAAGTCTCATAATGTGAAGAGCTACCTGTGGGTCTTTGTCAATGCTCTTATTGACAATCCTGCTTTTGATTCCCAAACTAAGGAAACTCTGACGCTTCGTCATAGCAGTTTCGGGTCCTCGTGTGAGCTTTCAGAAGAGTTTCTGAAGAAAG TCACAAAGTCCGGAATTGTGGACAGTCTCCTGTCGTGGGCAAATTTCAAACAGAGCAAAGATCTTAAGAAAAGTGATGGAACAAAGACAGAGAAGATTCATGGAATTGAAAAGCTGGATGATGCTAACAAAGCTGGGGGAAAGGAATCTGACCAATGTACCTTGATTTTAACCGAAGGAGATTCAGCTAAAGCTCTTGCT TTGGCTGGGCTTGCTGCTGTCGGTCGAGATTACTATGGTGTGTTCCCGTTGAGAGGTAAATTGCTCAATGTGCGGGAAGCCACCATTAAACAGCTCAAAGAGAATAAAGAAATTGGGTACATCAAGCAGATTCTTGGACTGCAGCAGAATAAAGATTACAGCAATGTCAAGTCCTTGAGATATGGTCATTTGATGATAATGACTGATCAG GATCATGATGGTTCCCACATCAAAGGGCTGTTGATCAATTTCATTCATTCTTACTGGCCGTCACTGTTAAAAGTTCCTTCTTTCTTAATTGAGTTCATAACTCCTATTGTGAAG GCAACCCACAAAAATGGGACACAATTATCGTTTTATACCATGCCGGAGTACGAGTCGTGGAAGGAAAGTTTGAGGAGCAATGCAAGTGGCTGGTCTATCAAGTACTATAAG GGGTTGGGAACAAGCACATCAAAGGAAGGGAGAGAGTACTTTGCGAATCTTGAGAAGCACAGGAAAGATTTTATTTGGGTAGATGACCAAGACGGGGATGCCATTGAGCTGGCATTCAGtaagaagaagatagaagagAGGAAGAATTGGCTCAGGCGGTTTGAG CCTGGCACTCACCTTGATCAGCAGGCCAAGCTCATAAAATACAGTGACTTTGTCAACAAGGAGCTTATATTGTTTTCCATGGCAGATCTCCAAAGGTCTATTCCTTCCATGGTTGATGGCCTGAAGCCGGGTCAAAGGAAGATTATTTTCTGCTCTTTTAAGAGGAATTTTGTCAAGGAAGCAAAAGTTGCACAGTTTTCTGGTTATGTGTCTGAACATTCAGCGTATCATCACGGTGAGCAGAGTCTTACAAGTACCATCATTGGATTGGCACAAGACTATGTGGGCAGCAACAACATTAACCTTCTTCAACCAAATGGCCAGTTTGGAACTCGTAATTTT GGAGGCAAAGACCATGCGAGTGCTAGGTACATATTTACTCAGCTTTCTCCTATCACACGGTTTCTGTTCCATAAGGATGATGATGACGTTCTTGACTACTTGAATGAAGATGGGCAATTAATTGAACCAACTTG gTATATGCCAATTATTCCAATGGTTCTTGTCAATGGTAGTGAAGGAATTGGAACCGGTTGGAGCTCGTACATTCCCAATTATAACCCAAGAGACATCATCGCAAATCTTAGGCGCTTGTTGAAGGGTGAAACCATGGAGCCTATGGATCCATGGTATCGATGGTTTAAAGGAACTATCGAGAAAACTGCAAAGGAAGCTGCGAACGGCTATACTGTTAGTGGAATTATAGAGGAAGTGAATGAGACTACACTCAAGATAACGGAGCTGCCAATTCGTAGGTGGACCCAGGATTATAAGGAATTCCTGGAATCTATTTCTTCAAGTAATAAAGAATGCAAGGATCCTCTGATTGAG GATTTTGACATGTATTGTGACGATGTAACAGTAGACTTTGACATCTGCTTGACCCAAGAGAACTTTGTTAGGGCCAAGCAAGAGGGTTTGCTGAAGAAATTTAAACTAACCACCACAATTAGCACAAGTAACATGCACCTGTTTGACCCAAAAGGCGTCATAAAGAAGTATGACACCCCAGAACAAA TTCTTGAAGATTTTTTTCCCCTACGACTTGAAttttatgagaaaagaaag AAATTTCTATTGAACAAACGTGAAGTGCAATTGTTGATGTTGGAAAACCAGGCTAGGTTTATCCTTGCAGTTGTGAATGGAGAGATCATTGTGAGCAATAGGAAGAAAGCTGATCTGATTGATGAGCTGCAAAGAAAAGGTTTCACTCCTCTAGGAAAGAAAACTAAATCTGTTGAACCAGAGGTTGCTGGGGCAATTGATGGCCCCCCAGAAGAAACAGAAGAGAACTCTCATGCTGTTATCAGTGACTACCAGTATCTACTGGACATGGCAATTGACAACTTGACCGTCGACAGGGTTCAGAAGCTATGTGCTGACAGGGATAAGCTCAATAAGTTGGTTGAGGATTTAAGGAAGGAAACTCCAAGGTCTTTTTGGATGAACGATCTGGATGCTCTGGAGAGGCAGCTCGAT GAGCTACAAGCAAATGATGCTCAGTCAGAGGAgcagagaaagaaaatgagaagcAAAGCAAAGGGTGAAGCTGCTAGAAAGTCTAGACAAGCACCCAAGAACCCGCGCAAGGACAATAAGAAGAAGGCAAATAATGCAGAATCAGTTGCAGAAACCATCTCAACATCGTCTACTACATCTGCAATGGAAATTG AGAAAGCTCCTGAGGTGGTGAAACCCAAAGGCAAAGGGCGCCCTAAAAAAGCTCCTGCTAAG GAAAGGCCCGCTTTACTCTTGAATGACGATGATGATGAGGACGACGAAGTGCTCGAGCTTAAAGATCGACTTGCTGCCTATAACCTTGAATCATCTCCTGATCAATCAGCAG CTATGGAGACTGAAGTGCCCAAAGTACCACCCAAGAAGAAAGAACCTAGCAAAGTCCCAGCCAAGAAGAAAGAACCTAGCAAAACGACTGCTGCGCAGAAGAAGCCATTTGCCGCTGTTACAGAGGTTTCGGATGTTGATGAGAATGATTCCGATGATGAAGTCTTTGAGCTAGAAACAGGAAAAAAGGGAGGCAAAAAACCGGCTGCAAATGCCAAGGCCGCTAAGGCCCCTGCAGCTGCAAAGAAGAGAGGTGCACCCAAGAAACAGCAGCCTCAGACATCGGGCCAGAAGCTTTTAACTGACATGTTTAAGCCTGCTGAGAATGCGGGGATTTCACCGGAGAAGAAAGTGAGAAAGATGAGGGCATCTCCCTTCAACAAAAAAAGTAGTTCTATGTTGGGCAGAGTTAGTGGGGAAAATGAGGCAACTGGAGGTGAGGAAAACTTGGGTTCTGCTTCTACTTCTGCCAGTACTGAAGAATCGGTTGAAGCTGTGCCAGCAAGAGCAAGACCTCAGAGGGCGAACCGCAATCAGACAAGATATGTTCTGAGTGACTCTGAAAGTGAAAATCCCCCGGATGATTCTGACTTCGATGAAGAGGAGGACTAG
- the LOC133880389 gene encoding cycloartenol-C-24-methyltransferase-like: MSKVGGAFDLASGVGGKMEKRDVLSAVEKYEKYHGYYGGDEEERKANYTDMVNKYYDLVTSFYEYGWGESFHFAQRWKGESLQESIKRHEHFLSLQLGLKPGQKVLDVGCGIGGPLREISRFKLTSVTGVNNNEYQISRGKELNRIAGVDKTCNFVKADFMKMPFPDNTFDAAYALDATCHAPDAYGCYKEIYRVLKPGQCFAAYEWCMTDSFDPNNKVSLAQTEIEVGNGLPEIRLTRKCLEALKQAGFEVIWEKDLAEDSQVPWYFDMDTSRFTLSNFRITAAGRFITRNMVKAMEFVGLAPKGSLRVQIFLEQAADGLTKAGKREIFTPMYFFLVRKLLSDNQ; encoded by the exons ATGTCGAAGGTAGGAGGGGCATTCGATCTCGCGTCAGGTGTGGGAGGGAAGATGGAGAAGCGCGATGTCCTCTCCGCCGTCGAAAA GTACGAGAAGTATCATggctactatggtggtgacgaggaagagagaaaagcaAACTACACTGACATG GTTAATAAATACTATgatcttgttactagcttttaTGAGTATGGCTGGGGGGAGTCTTTCCATTTTGCACAAAG ATGGAAAGGGGAGTCTCTTCAAGAGAGCATCAAGCGACATGAACACTTCCTTTCTTTACAGTTAGGCCTGAAGCCTGGACAAAAG GTTTTGGACGTTGGATGTGGAATTGGTGGACCACTAAGAGAAATTTCCAGATTCA AATTAACATCGGTTACGGGGGTGAACAACAATGAATATCAGATATCAAGGGGAAAG GAACTAAACCGCATTGCTGGAGTGGACAAAACCTGCAATTTTGTGAAG GCTGACTTCATGAAAATGCCATTTCCTGACAATACCTTTGATGCAGCATATGCACTTGACGCTACTTGTCATGCACCAGATGCA TATGGATGCTACAAAGAAATATACAGAGTACTGAAACCAGGCCAATGCTTTGCTGCATATGAGTGGTGCATGACTGATTCTTTCGATCCCAATAACAAAGTTTCATTGGCACAGACAGAAATTGAGGTTGGTAATGGCCTTCCTGAAATCAGGTTGACAAGAAAATGCCTTGAAGCTCTCAAACAAGCAGGTTTTGAG GTCATATGGGAGAAAGATCTTGCTGAGGACTCACAAGTCCCTTGGTACTTTGATATGGATACAAGTCGCTTCACACTGAGTAATTTCCGTATAACTGCTGCTGGGCGTTTCATTACAAGGAACATG GTCAAGGCCATGGAATTTGTAGGACTTGCCCCAAAGGGAAGCCTACGTGTTCAAATCTTTCTAGAGCAGGCTGCAGATGGCCTAACTAAAGCTGGAAA GAGAGAGATTTTCACACCAATGTATTTCTTCTTGGTCCGGAAGCTGCTCTCAGACAATCAGTGA